The following are encoded in a window of Chitinophagaceae bacterium genomic DNA:
- a CDS encoding PQQ-dependent sugar dehydrogenase: MDMNTAKKNIAALLFLTSVPFLFATRSSAQTTPVLIFSPVVTTGLSSPVDIVNAGDGSNRLFIVNQGGTVRILSGGVLQPGNFLDIPDSLSTGGERGLLSIAFHPNYTANRYFFIYYTATNGDIRITRFQTQAGNPNAADENTGVVLLTIPKPFANHNGGKLNFGPDGNLYFGTGDGGSGGDPNNLAQNGNSLLGKMIRINVDNFSTPPYYTIPSDNPYVNDPNVRDEIFAIGLRNPWRWSFDRLTHDAWIADVGQGAWEEINFRSLASSGGINYGWRCYEGNAAYNTAGCQPQASYISPIFVYPHVFATGGFSVTGGYVYRGTEFAAMYGYYICADYVSGNVWLINPNGSGGWNSSLQSGLPGNISGFGEAENGDMYAASLNGTVYKVITSTVLPVTLEQFTVTAFATYNQVQWKTINEQNVSYFDIEFSSDGLNYSNAARVNAVNIPPANSYSFSHFISGFTKLYYRLKVTNRDGRFIYSAVVEVDRKITASVKIFPTLVTNDQLNIFSEKQVEQVVIYSAEGKRVFVNAQNNTTGIINIPLPGLQSGLYIVRVKLNAEYFTGKIFIRRAN, translated from the coding sequence ATGGATATGAATACAGCTAAAAAAAATATTGCGGCACTGTTGTTCCTTACTTCGGTGCCATTTTTATTTGCGACCAGGAGTTCAGCACAAACCACCCCCGTTTTAATTTTCAGCCCGGTTGTAACTACCGGGCTTAGTTCACCGGTGGATATTGTAAATGCCGGTGATGGCAGCAACCGGCTCTTCATTGTTAACCAGGGAGGTACGGTACGGATCCTTTCCGGCGGCGTTTTACAGCCGGGAAATTTCCTGGATATCCCCGACAGTCTTTCCACCGGCGGAGAAAGAGGCCTGCTCAGCATCGCATTCCATCCCAACTATACCGCCAACAGGTATTTCTTTATCTACTATACCGCCACCAATGGTGATATCCGGATCACCCGTTTCCAGACACAGGCTGGCAACCCTAATGCAGCTGATGAAAATACCGGGGTTGTCTTGCTGACCATTCCAAAACCATTTGCCAATCACAATGGGGGCAAATTAAATTTCGGACCGGATGGGAACCTGTATTTCGGAACCGGTGACGGCGGCAGCGGCGGCGATCCCAATAACCTGGCACAGAATGGGAATTCCTTACTGGGGAAAATGATCCGGATCAATGTCGACAATTTCAGCACGCCACCTTATTATACCATCCCTTCGGATAACCCGTATGTAAATGATCCGAATGTAAGGGATGAGATCTTTGCCATTGGACTGCGTAATCCGTGGCGCTGGAGTTTCGACCGGCTTACGCATGATGCCTGGATCGCTGATGTAGGCCAGGGCGCATGGGAAGAGATCAATTTCCGCTCATTGGCTTCATCGGGTGGTATCAATTACGGATGGCGCTGTTATGAAGGCAATGCTGCGTACAATACTGCAGGCTGCCAGCCGCAGGCCAGTTATATTTCTCCCATTTTTGTTTATCCGCACGTTTTTGCTACAGGTGGTTTTTCCGTAACAGGCGGGTATGTTTACCGGGGTACAGAATTTGCGGCCATGTACGGGTATTATATCTGCGCCGATTATGTTTCGGGCAATGTATGGCTCATAAACCCCAATGGCAGCGGCGGATGGAACAGTTCGTTGCAAAGCGGGCTGCCCGGCAATATTTCGGGATTTGGCGAAGCAGAGAACGGGGACATGTATGCCGCATCCCTGAACGGAACTGTGTACAAGGTCATCACAAGCACCGTGTTACCCGTTACGCTGGAGCAATTTACCGTAACAGCTTTTGCAACATATAACCAGGTGCAGTGGAAAACCATCAATGAACAGAATGTTTCTTATTTCGATATCGAATTCAGCAGCGACGGGCTCAATTATTCAAACGCAGCAAGGGTGAATGCGGTCAATATCCCTCCCGCCAACAGTTACAGTTTTTCCCATTTCATTTCGGGATTCACCAAACTGTATTACAGGCTGAAGGTCACAAACAGGGACGGTCGTTTTATTTATTCCGCTGTGGTGGAAGTTGACAGGAAGATAACCGCTTCGGTAAAAATATTTCCTACCCTGGTCACAAACGATCAACTGAATATCTTCTCCGAAAAGCAGGTGGAACAGGTAGTCATTTATTCAGCGGAAGGCAAGCGGGTCTTTGTAAATGCACAGAACAATACGACGGGCATCATCAATATCCCCCTTCCGGGCCTGCAATCCGGACTTTACATCGTGCGGGTAAAACTGAACGCTGAATATTTCACCGGGAAAATTTTTATCCGCCGGGCAAACTGA
- a CDS encoding YceI family protein: protein MEKTANIKPNKFGSSILTMISFRKIVLCICILSVFAFKRSPAPGIYVLKKGQVSFHSNAKLELIKAFSTQVRGIIDAEKRTFAFSISIKSFDGFNSPLQKEHFNENYMESDKYPNATFTGHIIEEDDFTKDGSYNLRAKGKFVIHGVEQERLLQGDLTVKNGTIKLVCMFTVLLSEHDIKIPRIVHEKLAAEINVIVNAEFVSQ from the coding sequence TTGGAAAAAACAGCTAATATTAAACCCAATAAATTCGGTTCATCCATCCTTACAATGATCTCATTCCGGAAAATCGTATTATGCATATGCATTTTATCGGTATTTGCATTTAAAAGGTCGCCGGCTCCCGGCATTTATGTCCTGAAAAAGGGACAGGTATCCTTTCATTCCAATGCAAAGCTTGAACTTATAAAAGCCTTTTCTACCCAGGTAAGGGGAATCATTGATGCGGAAAAGAGAACCTTCGCATTTTCCATAAGTATAAAATCGTTTGATGGTTTTAACAGTCCCCTTCAAAAAGAGCATTTCAATGAAAATTATATGGAAAGTGATAAGTACCCCAATGCAACCTTTACCGGCCACATCATTGAAGAGGATGATTTTACAAAGGACGGCTCATACAACCTGCGGGCCAAGGGGAAATTTGTCATTCATGGAGTAGAACAGGAAAGGCTGTTGCAGGGCGACCTGACCGTAAAAAACGGCACGATAAAACTGGTATGCATGTTTACCGTTCTGCTTTCCGAACATGATATAAAGATACCCCGGATCGTTCATGAAAAACTGGCGGCAGAAATAAATGTGATTGTAAATGCTGAATTTGTAAGCCAATGA
- a CDS encoding histidine kinase produces the protein MMWNRFLLFALLLMPVTRLVAQYPFSKIIDIEEDNLTIKSTVLLKDHSGFLWIGTSEGLFKYNALDPEKIPLPQTGKTYITALYEDAKGTIWAGCKNGNIFTIKGQQAVYFTFNERRPKASITAIYGDGEGRIWFGTGGEGIYFYDQHRLQNISTKEGLSDDNVNCMYSPDGRQLIAGTDRGLSFIRIEAGKINVHFFSAKNGLPDNIVTTLAESREKNSIWVGMQSKGILLFDITGNRISDTSYKSKWRSGQVNDIIDSKDNIFLATEEKGVIFYDKATAEFTGNALAATDYSKRITDLQYDNEGNIWATFEGKLISFTSDYLRYWYSVNETGLSNVHSILADDEKKLWFTPDLRLYSGPQDKLGTTGLRSYDITPPKNHIDITSLYKDRFGCLWIGTMGEGLFRMNIETGKWRRITENPIAFYGNVLNITGKGDQVWISTLNGVARFDLKESSYDLNEKIAYRNYSKKDGLGSDYIYHILIDQKNRVWFATDGAGVTMLENDAFINFYAHKLFPAKVAYSLAEDKNHHLWISTYNDGLFEYDGKRFIRYGTENGLTDITITSIAIDDFNNIIAVNKKGIDVFNPRNNMVQHYGTESGFTEQQPNLNSITRGRDGKIWIGTNNGIVCLNTHSSLSGFAPVAVIERVSLFNNPLDTAVKKEFAYNQNNFSFKLAAAYYKAPEKIKFQYWLEGYSKRWETTGDNMINFPQLRPGTYSMKVRASANENFGSSPITSYRFTIARSFWTTWWFRTLVLVFAAALIYWLVRQRIKKVRKTEQEERERFQLQYDALKNQVNPHFLFNSFNALLNIVEDNPQEASVLIKHLSQFYRKMTAYSQKELITLAEELELLNSYLFIQSKRYGSALQVTVNIDTELKRSTFIPPLVLQLLAENAVKHNTISKDKPLYINIVSEPGQLVMRNNISPKLEKEESEGVGLKNIQNRYRLLTNREVRQEETSNEFIIRLPLIYIDGI, from the coding sequence ATGATGTGGAACCGTTTTTTACTTTTTGCTTTGCTGCTCATGCCGGTTACCCGCTTGGTTGCACAATACCCGTTTTCCAAAATAATTGATATTGAAGAAGACAACCTAACCATAAAGTCAACGGTTTTACTGAAGGATCATTCAGGCTTCCTGTGGATCGGAACTTCGGAAGGCTTGTTTAAATACAATGCACTGGACCCGGAAAAGATCCCGCTGCCCCAAACCGGCAAAACATACATAACCGCTTTGTATGAAGACGCTAAAGGGACCATCTGGGCAGGCTGTAAGAATGGGAACATCTTTACCATAAAAGGCCAGCAGGCTGTGTACTTTACCTTTAACGAGCGAAGACCAAAAGCATCCATTACTGCCATCTATGGAGATGGGGAAGGCAGGATCTGGTTTGGAACCGGTGGCGAGGGAATTTACTTTTACGATCAACACCGGCTTCAGAACATCAGCACAAAAGAGGGATTGAGTGATGACAATGTAAACTGCATGTACAGCCCCGATGGCAGGCAGCTGATTGCCGGAACCGACAGGGGCCTTTCGTTCATCCGTATTGAAGCAGGCAAAATAAATGTACACTTCTTCAGTGCAAAGAACGGGTTACCGGATAATATTGTTACCACCCTGGCCGAAAGCCGGGAAAAAAATTCCATATGGGTGGGCATGCAATCAAAAGGGATCCTTCTTTTTGATATTACCGGCAACCGGATCTCCGATACCAGTTATAAAAGCAAATGGCGATCCGGCCAGGTAAACGACATCATTGACTCTAAAGACAACATCTTCCTTGCAACGGAAGAAAAAGGCGTGATCTTTTATGACAAGGCAACAGCGGAATTTACCGGCAATGCCCTGGCAGCAACTGATTATTCAAAACGCATTACGGACCTGCAATATGATAACGAGGGAAATATATGGGCCACCTTCGAAGGGAAACTGATCAGTTTTACCAGCGATTATTTAAGATACTGGTATTCGGTCAATGAAACAGGTCTTAGCAATGTGCATTCCATACTTGCCGATGATGAGAAAAAACTGTGGTTCACACCCGATCTTCGACTGTACAGCGGACCACAGGATAAGCTGGGCACAACCGGGCTGCGCAGCTATGACATCACCCCTCCAAAGAACCATATTGATATCACCAGTCTTTACAAAGACCGGTTTGGATGCCTCTGGATAGGTACCATGGGAGAAGGCCTTTTCCGGATGAATATTGAAACAGGTAAATGGAGGCGCATTACCGAAAACCCGATCGCCTTTTATGGCAATGTATTGAACATAACCGGAAAAGGGGACCAGGTATGGATATCCACACTGAACGGGGTGGCCAGGTTCGATCTGAAAGAAAGCAGCTACGATCTGAATGAAAAGATAGCATACCGCAATTACAGTAAAAAAGACGGCCTGGGCAGCGATTACATCTACCACATACTGATCGATCAAAAGAACAGGGTGTGGTTTGCTACAGATGGCGCCGGGGTGACCATGCTCGAAAACGATGCCTTCATTAATTTTTATGCACACAAACTCTTCCCGGCAAAAGTTGCTTATTCACTTGCTGAGGACAAGAACCATCACCTGTGGATCAGCACTTACAACGACGGCCTGTTTGAATATGATGGGAAAAGGTTCATCCGCTACGGGACAGAGAATGGACTGACCGATATTACCATCACCTCCATTGCCATAGACGATTTTAACAACATCATTGCCGTTAATAAAAAAGGGATCGACGTGTTCAATCCCAGGAATAATATGGTGCAGCATTATGGTACTGAATCGGGATTCACGGAACAACAGCCAAATCTTAACTCCATAACCCGGGGCCGGGACGGGAAAATATGGATCGGTACAAACAACGGGATCGTTTGCCTGAACACCCATTCATCCCTGTCGGGCTTTGCCCCGGTTGCCGTAATTGAACGGGTGAGTTTATTTAACAACCCCCTGGATACGGCGGTAAAAAAAGAGTTTGCGTACAATCAGAACAATTTCAGTTTTAAACTGGCAGCTGCCTATTACAAGGCGCCTGAAAAAATAAAATTCCAGTACTGGCTGGAAGGATACAGCAAGCGGTGGGAAACAACCGGCGACAACATGATCAATTTTCCGCAACTGCGGCCAGGAACCTACAGCATGAAAGTGAGGGCTTCGGCAAATGAAAATTTCGGATCATCGCCCATAACGTCTTACCGCTTCACGATAGCGAGATCTTTCTGGACCACCTGGTGGTTCAGAACGCTGGTGCTTGTATTTGCCGCTGCTTTGATCTACTGGCTTGTCAGGCAACGGATAAAAAAAGTAAGAAAGACCGAACAGGAAGAAAGGGAAAGATTTCAACTGCAGTACGATGCATTAAAGAACCAGGTTAATCCCCATTTCCTTTTCAACAGCTTTAATGCCCTGCTGAATATCGTGGAGGATAATCCACAGGAAGCTTCTGTGCTCATCAAGCATTTATCGCAGTTTTACCGGAAGATGACCGCCTACAGCCAGAAAGAATTAATTACTTTAGCCGAAGAACTGGAACTGCTTAACTCCTATTTATTCATCCAGAGCAAACGGTACGGCAGCGCTCTCCAGGTAACGGTAAATATTGACACGGAGTTAAAAAGATCCACGTTCATTCCGCCGCTGGTCTTACAATTATTGGCAGAAAACGCCGTTAAGCATAATACCATAAGCAAAGACAAACCACTGTACATAAATATTGTTTCGGAGCCCGGGCAGCTTGTGATGCGGAATAATATCAGCCCCAAACTGGAAAAGGAGGAAAGCGAAGGCGTTGGGTTAAAGAACATACAAAACAGGTATAGACTTTTAACAAACAGGGAGGTCAGGCAGGAAGAGACCAGCAATGAGTTCATCATCCGGCTCCCTTTAATTTATATTGACGGAATATGA
- a CDS encoding response regulator transcription factor: protein MKILILEDEEQALSRLQKIIELVVPNAALAGAASSIEEATAWFRDNPMPDLVFMDIQLADGNSFQLFNRIKITCPVIFTTAYESYALQAFKVNSVDYLLKPIDEEDVKRAVEKLRLLRQSASFPVDYAEILNTIQQPQKKYKDRFIIKLGDTIKSIRVADIAYFYTENKSNFLCTNESKRFPIDFNLDQVEQMMNPRNFFRINRQFIIGHHAIEEMKAHTRSRINVRLTPPSRLDTIVAIDRAHDFKNWLAE, encoded by the coding sequence ATGAAGATACTTATCCTGGAAGATGAAGAGCAGGCATTGAGCCGCCTTCAGAAGATCATTGAACTGGTTGTACCAAACGCAGCCCTGGCCGGGGCTGCCTCCAGCATTGAAGAAGCCACTGCATGGTTCCGGGATAACCCCATGCCCGACCTGGTATTCATGGATATTCAACTGGCAGACGGCAACAGTTTCCAGTTATTCAACCGCATAAAGATCACCTGCCCCGTTATTTTTACCACGGCCTACGAAAGCTATGCCCTGCAGGCATTTAAGGTGAACAGCGTGGATTACCTGCTTAAACCGATCGATGAAGAAGATGTGAAAAGGGCTGTTGAAAAATTGCGCTTGCTCCGGCAATCCGCGTCATTCCCTGTTGATTATGCAGAGATCCTGAATACCATCCAGCAACCACAGAAAAAATACAAAGACCGTTTCATCATCAAACTGGGAGATACCATAAAATCCATCCGTGTTGCAGATATAGCTTACTTCTATACCGAGAACAAATCGAATTTTTTATGTACCAATGAAAGCAAACGATTTCCCATTGACTTTAATCTTGACCAGGTAGAACAGATGATGAACCCCCGGAATTTCTTCCGCATCAACCGGCAGTTCATCATCGGCCATCATGCCATAGAAGAAATGAAGGCACATACCCGTTCCCGGATCAATGTAAGGCTCACTCCCCCCTCCCGGCTTGATACCATCGTGGCCATCGACAGGGCACACGATTTTAAGAACTGGCTTGCAGAATAG
- a CDS encoding YceI family protein — protein sequence MKRLIVCFLFLIPAAFAGAQNIYMTKNGKVSFYSRARSPEKVEADNNEVSSVVNTQTGDLVFAILLKSFHFESALMEEHFNENYVESNKFPKSTFKGKVVNLSAINFSKDGAYPVTVEGELTLHGVTKKVSYTGSFIIKAGKINATSKFTIKLKDYNVSIPSLVADKISEDIDVTVDCKYELKS from the coding sequence ATGAAAAGACTGATCGTTTGCTTTCTTTTTCTTATCCCTGCAGCATTTGCGGGTGCACAGAACATTTATATGACCAAGAACGGCAAGGTCTCGTTCTATTCCCGTGCCAGGTCGCCCGAAAAAGTAGAGGCAGATAACAACGAGGTTTCCAGTGTTGTAAACACCCAGACGGGTGACCTGGTATTTGCCATACTATTAAAGAGTTTTCATTTTGAAAGTGCTTTGATGGAAGAACACTTCAATGAGAACTATGTAGAAAGCAACAAATTCCCGAAATCCACATTCAAAGGAAAGGTAGTTAACCTTTCTGCCATAAATTTCTCAAAAGACGGCGCCTACCCCGTTACGGTGGAAGGTGAATTAACGCTGCATGGTGTAACCAAAAAAGTCTCTTATACCGGTTCCTTCATCATCAAGGCCGGGAAGATAAACGCCACTTCAAAATTTACCATAAAACTAAAAGACTACAATGTGAGCATTCCGTCCCTGGTTGCAGATAAGATCTCGGAAGACATAGATGTGACTGTTGACTGCAAGTATGAATTAAAAAGCTAA
- a CDS encoding succinate dehydrogenase/fumarate reductase iron-sulfur subunit has translation MEHYTMNLTLKVWKQKNSTAKGSFETYPVKNISSEMSFLEMFDVLNEQLIREGKDPIAFDHDCREGICGMCSMYIDGRAHGPWTKNTVCQLHMRAFKDGDTIVVEPWRAAAFPVLKDLMVDRSAFDRIIQAGGYISVNTGNAVDANAIPIDKKDADDAFMAAACIGCGACVAACKNSSAMLFVSAKVPQLALLPQGGPERESRVLNMVAQMDKEGFGNCTNTYACEAECPKGISVANIARMNREFLKAGLSTED, from the coding sequence ATGGAGCATTACACAATGAACCTCACACTGAAAGTGTGGAAACAAAAGAACAGCACAGCAAAAGGAAGTTTTGAAACCTACCCGGTAAAGAACATTTCTTCCGAAATGTCTTTTCTGGAAATGTTTGATGTGCTGAATGAACAACTGATACGGGAAGGGAAAGACCCCATCGCTTTTGACCACGACTGCCGGGAAGGTATCTGTGGTATGTGCAGCATGTATATTGATGGCAGGGCACATGGCCCCTGGACAAAAAATACCGTATGCCAGTTGCACATGCGTGCCTTTAAAGACGGAGATACTATTGTGGTAGAGCCATGGCGTGCAGCAGCTTTTCCTGTTTTAAAGGACCTGATGGTAGACCGGTCGGCTTTTGACCGCATCATCCAGGCCGGCGGATACATTTCTGTCAATACCGGTAATGCCGTTGATGCCAATGCCATTCCCATTGATAAAAAAGATGCCGATGACGCATTTATGGCGGCAGCCTGTATCGGTTGCGGCGCCTGTGTGGCGGCATGCAAGAACAGCAGCGCCATGTTATTTGTCAGCGCCAAGGTTCCTCAGCTGGCCCTGTTACCGCAGGGTGGACCTGAACGGGAATCAAGGGTGCTGAACATGGTGGCGCAAATGGATAAGGAAGGTTTTGGCAACTGTACCAATACATACGCCTGCGAAGCAGAATGCCCCAAGGGGATCTCTGTTGCAAACATTGCACGGATGAACAGGGAGTTCCTGAAGGCAGGGTTAAGTACGGAAGATTAA
- a CDS encoding succinate dehydrogenase cytochrome b subunit: MTWKHFFTSSIGKKFIMGLTGLFLIIFLVVHCSINAMIFFNDGGDTFNHWAHFMGTNLIVRTMEIGLFAGLLLHIIQGFVLWAQNSKARPVKYEMNKASANSKWYSRSMGLLGTLLLLFLILHIYHFWTPSRLGGIGGIQALEETTLATYNGQEALNLYAEMQMVFRDNLPVVTIYILGVISLGWHLLHGFQSAFQTFGINHKRYTPIIQAIGLAFSIIVPLLFALMPVAFYMHWIN, encoded by the coding sequence ATGACCTGGAAACATTTTTTCACCTCTTCGATCGGAAAGAAATTCATAATGGGCCTTACAGGTCTTTTTTTAATCATATTCCTGGTCGTTCATTGCAGCATCAATGCCATGATCTTTTTTAATGATGGTGGAGATACGTTCAACCACTGGGCGCATTTTATGGGTACCAACCTGATCGTTCGTACCATGGAGATCGGTTTGTTTGCCGGTCTGTTGTTACACATCATCCAGGGGTTTGTATTATGGGCGCAAAACAGCAAGGCCCGCCCGGTAAAATATGAAATGAACAAGGCTTCTGCGAACAGCAAATGGTACAGCCGGAGCATGGGGCTGTTGGGTACCTTGCTTTTATTATTCCTCATCCTGCACATCTACCATTTCTGGACACCTTCCCGTTTGGGTGGTATCGGGGGCATCCAGGCCCTCGAAGAAACCACGTTGGCAACCTATAATGGCCAGGAGGCACTGAACCTGTATGCCGAAATGCAAATGGTCTTCCGCGATAACCTGCCGGTAGTGACCATATACATACTGGGTGTGATCTCACTGGGCTGGCACCTGTTGCATGGGTTCCAGAGCGCTTTTCAGACATTCGGCATCAATCATAAAAGGTATACACCCATCATCCAAGCAATCGGGCTGGCCTTTTCAATCATTGTGCCCCTGTTATTTGCCCTGATGCCGGTTGCATTTTATATGCACTGGATAAACTAA
- a CDS encoding T9SS type A sorting domain-containing protein — MNLKLLLSTSFIAASLVSAAQDANRTFAITGDGNGDFMWMNIRQVDISTGKIVQDIYQRNKTAYTLADADTKRPVDNMARPTETMVAAAAYDKNQNKLFFTPMRVGELRWLDLGAQGDARKFYTVKSVLLNSSESIRDEAKNFTRMVIAADGNGYALTNDGNRLIRFTTGKKVTITDLGNLVDDESNKTISIHNQCSSWGGDMIADAYNKLYVISANHYVFSVNVETRVAKYMGYINGLPANYSTNGAAVDKEGAIVVSSANTFAGYYKFTLTDLNARKIEGSDMVYNASDLANGNLLYQKEADAAKNYGTADFKAIVPVITNEAHIFPNPVTANEFRISFEGLAAGRYHVTVTDLSGKPVMNRVVTVNGKTQVETVPLNRSFAKGMYMVKVTDANNKFIFTERIVVQ; from the coding sequence ATGAATCTTAAACTTTTACTTTCCACCTCATTTATTGCAGCCAGTTTAGTTTCAGCGGCACAGGATGCCAACAGGACATTTGCCATTACCGGCGACGGCAACGGTGATTTTATGTGGATGAATATCCGCCAGGTTGATATCAGCACGGGTAAGATCGTCCAGGATATTTACCAGCGCAACAAAACCGCCTATACACTTGCAGATGCCGATACGAAAAGACCGGTTGATAATATGGCCAGGCCAACCGAGACCATGGTTGCCGCTGCCGCATATGATAAGAATCAAAACAAGCTGTTCTTTACACCCATGCGTGTTGGTGAATTACGCTGGCTTGACCTGGGCGCCCAGGGGGATGCCCGGAAATTCTATACGGTTAAATCCGTTTTGCTGAATTCATCAGAAAGTATACGGGACGAAGCAAAGAACTTTACCCGCATGGTGATCGCGGCCGATGGCAACGGCTATGCACTTACCAATGATGGGAACCGCCTGATACGGTTCACCACCGGCAAGAAAGTTACCATCACCGACCTGGGCAACCTGGTTGATGACGAATCAAACAAGACCATTTCCATACACAACCAATGCAGCAGTTGGGGCGGGGATATGATCGCAGATGCATATAATAAATTGTATGTTATCTCTGCCAATCACTATGTGTTTTCTGTAAATGTGGAAACCCGGGTGGCAAAATACATGGGTTATATCAATGGTCTTCCAGCAAACTATTCTACCAATGGGGCTGCTGTTGATAAGGAGGGCGCCATTGTGGTCTCAAGTGCAAACACGTTTGCCGGCTATTACAAATTCACGCTTACTGATCTTAATGCCAGAAAGATCGAAGGATCCGACATGGTTTACAATGCGTCTGACCTGGCCAACGGCAATTTATTATACCAGAAAGAGGCCGATGCTGCCAAAAACTATGGTACGGCTGATTTCAAAGCGATCGTACCCGTTATCACCAACGAAGCACACATTTTCCCCAACCCGGTTACCGCAAATGAATTCAGGATATCTTTTGAAGGACTGGCAGCTGGCCGGTATCATGTTACCGTTACGGACCTTTCCGGTAAGCCGGTCATGAACAGGGTGGTTACTGTTAATGGAAAGACCCAGGTAGAGACTGTTCCGCTGAACAGGAGTTTTGCAAAAGGTATGTACATGGTCAAGGTGACCGATGCAAACAATAAATTCATATTCACCGAACGGATCGTGGTTCAGTAA
- the murQ gene encoding N-acetylmuramic acid 6-phosphate etherase: MAFKQITESESKYRHLEKMPVAEILAGINAEDRTVPAVIEKVIPQIEQLINVIVDKMLMGGRLFYIGAGTSGRLGIVDASECPPTYGVPPGLVIGIIAGGKKAITEAVEFAEDDLEQGWLDLQEHSINDKDVVIGIAASGTTPYVIGALHKCRANNIVTGSICCNPDTPLSAASDLPVEAVVGPEFVTGSTRMKSGTAQKLILNMISTTVMIQLGRVEDNKMVNMQLTNDKLVDRGVKMLMEKIQSDDYEAARELLLKTGSVKKAVESRHS, from the coding sequence ATGGCATTCAAGCAAATAACCGAATCGGAATCAAAATACAGGCACCTCGAAAAAATGCCGGTTGCAGAAATATTGGCCGGTATCAATGCCGAAGACAGGACCGTACCGGCAGTCATTGAAAAAGTGATCCCGCAGATCGAGCAACTCATCAATGTGATCGTGGACAAGATGCTGATGGGAGGCAGGCTGTTTTATATAGGGGCAGGTACCAGCGGCCGGCTGGGCATTGTAGACGCCAGTGAATGTCCGCCCACCTATGGAGTTCCCCCGGGCCTGGTCATCGGTATCATCGCAGGGGGGAAGAAGGCAATAACCGAAGCCGTGGAATTTGCTGAAGACGACCTGGAACAGGGATGGCTTGACCTGCAGGAACATTCGATAAATGACAAAGATGTGGTGATAGGTATTGCCGCAAGCGGAACCACGCCTTATGTAATAGGCGCCCTCCATAAATGCCGGGCAAATAATATTGTTACCGGCAGTATCTGCTGTAACCCCGATACCCCGTTAAGCGCTGCTTCCGATCTCCCGGTGGAAGCGGTGGTAGGGCCTGAGTTTGTGACCGGCAGCACCCGCATGAAAAGCGGGACGGCCCAAAAACTTATCCTCAACATGATCTCCACCACCGTGATGATACAATTGGGCAGGGTAGAGGACAATAAGATGGTGAATATGCAGCTTACCAACGACAAACTGGTAGACCGGGGCGTGAAAATGCTGATGGAAAAGATACAGTCCGACGACTATGAAGCGGCCCGGGAACTGCTGCTGAAGACGGGAAGTGTTAAAAAAGCGGTAGAGAGCCGCCACTCATAA